One segment of Fusarium oxysporum f. sp. lycopersici 4287 chromosome 7, whole genome shotgun sequence DNA contains the following:
- a CDS encoding cytochrome c oxidase subunit 7 codes for MAVRPITGMLRRNLVLDLSIALGSGFVMANFFWYGFHMPRTNARDNYYIKLEEERAAQKNE; via the exons ATGGCCGTCCGACCCATCACCGGT ATGCTCCGACGAAACCTCGTCCTGGACCTCAGCATCGCCCTCG GCTCCGGCTTCGTCATGGCCAACTTCTTCTG GTACGGCTTCCACATGCCCCGAACCAACGCCCGCGACAACTACTACATCAAGCTCGAAGAGGAGCGAGCTGCCCAGAAGAACGAGTAA
- a CDS encoding hypothetical protein (At least one base has a quality score < 10): protein MSLRFAARRLAVSARTAHPVSSTPAPVFSATVGPSVQRRHKWASNLFKGWGKPRNKDAGASPAQDPTSLLDDPKSREEYLQKSMYSGVEDNIFQDEIEKVSTDTTPGAPEIEQKTKENMAMVVDPDPRSRVRWQRKKVIQMVRRNGRLTRDERIQMSERQLLHKSEFMPTSVKKLVMLARQIAGKSVDDAIVQMKWSKKKMAAEIGYYLEEARDLAIAQRGMGLGKVNNEILKTPKKIQTVDGKWIEIEDPTRMYIAQSWVGRGPWRGKRIDYKGRGRMGIIRHPSTSLTVLLKEEKTRIREYEERVEKKNKKGPWVHLPNRPVYGQRPYYSW, encoded by the exons ATGAGTCTCCGATTTGCCGCGCGGCGGCTGGCAGTATCAG CAAGGACCGCACACCCTGTATCTAGTACACCAGCTCCTGTTTTCTCTGCTACTGTCGGACCCTCAGTACAACGACGGCATAAATGGGCTTCCAATCTCTTCAAAGGATGGGGCAAACCCCGGAATAAAGACGCTGGAGCTTCACCCGCACAGGACCCTACATCTCTGCTCGATGACCCCAAGAGCCGTGAAGAATATCTACAGAAGAGCATGTACAGCGGTGTGGAGGACAACATTTTCCAGGACGAGATCGAAAAAGTCAGTACCGACACCACCCCGGGTGCCCCCGAGATCGAGCAAAAGACGAAAGAGAACATGGCCATGGTTGTGGACCCCGATCCTCGAAGTCGAGTGCGTTGGCAGCGCAAGAAGGTTATTCAGATGGTTCGCCGCAACGGCCGTCTGACAAGAGACGAGCGCATTCAGATGTCAGAGCGCCAACTTCTGCACAAGAGCGAGTTCATGCCCACAAGTGTCAAGAAACTCGTAATGCTGGCCCGTCAGATCGCAGGAAAGAGCGTCGACGACGCCATTGTGCAGATGAAGTggtccaagaagaagatggcagccGAAATCGGATATTACCTTGAGGAGGCTCGAGATTTGGCTATTGCACAGCGTGGTATGGGACTCGGAAAAGTCAACAATGAGATTTTGAAAACTCCCAAGAAGATCCAAACAGTCGATGGCAAATggattgagattgaggacCCTACGCGAATGTATATCGCTCAATCGTGGGTTGGGAGGGGTCCCTGGCGTGGGAAGAGAATCGACTACAAGGGTCGTGGACGCATGGGCATCATCAGACATCCCAGCACAA GTCTAACGGTATTactcaaggaagagaagacaaGAATACGAGAGTACGAGGAGCGTgtggaaaagaagaataagaaggGACCCTGGGTGCATCTCCCCAACCGACCAGTATATGGACAGAGGCCATATTACTCGTGGTAA
- a CDS encoding hypothetical protein (At least one base has a quality score < 10), protein MYSGVEDNIFQDEIEKVSTDTTPGAPEIEQKTKENMAMVVDPDPRSRVRWQRKKVIQMVRRNGRLTRDERIQMSERQLLHKSEFMPTSVKKLVMLARQIAGKSVDDAIVQMKWSKKKMAAEIGYYLEEARDLAIAQRGMGLGKVNNEILKTPKKIQTVDGKWIEIEDPTRMYIAQSWVGRGPWRGKRIDYKGRGRMGIIRHPSTSLTVLLKEEKTRIREYEERVEKKNKKGPWVHLPNRPVYGQRPYYSW, encoded by the exons ATGTACAGCGGTGTGGAGGACAACATTTTCCAGGACGAGATCGAAAAAGTCAGTACCGACACCACCCCGGGTGCCCCCGAGATCGAGCAAAAGACGAAAGAGAACATGGCCATGGTTGTGGACCCCGATCCTCGAAGTCGAGTGCGTTGGCAGCGCAAGAAGGTTATTCAGATGGTTCGCCGCAACGGCCGTCTGACAAGAGACGAGCGCATTCAGATGTCAGAGCGCCAACTTCTGCACAAGAGCGAGTTCATGCCCACAAGTGTCAAGAAACTCGTAATGCTGGCCCGTCAGATCGCAGGAAAGAGCGTCGACGACGCCATTGTGCAGATGAAGTggtccaagaagaagatggcagccGAAATCGGATATTACCTTGAGGAGGCTCGAGATTTGGCTATTGCACAGCGTGGTATGGGACTCGGAAAAGTCAACAATGAGATTTTGAAAACTCCCAAGAAGATCCAAACAGTCGATGGCAAATggattgagattgaggacCCTACGCGAATGTATATCGCTCAATCGTGGGTTGGGAGGGGTCCCTGGCGTGGGAAGAGAATCGACTACAAGGGTCGTGGACGCATGGGCATCATCAGACATCCCAGCACAA GTCTAACGGTATTactcaaggaagagaagacaaGAATACGAGAGTACGAGGAGCGTgtggaaaagaagaataagaaggGACCCTGGGTGCATCTCCCCAACCGACCAGTATATGGACAGAGGCCATATTACTCGTGGTAA
- a CDS encoding hypothetical protein (At least one base has a quality score < 10) — protein sequence MRFSLSTLVALGALQTLGVYAQDCVNACVESVKPTVGCADATQAGCICVSPSFIKGVAECARAPSCNAADADITSFLSNGFCVGQQLPALPEAAATSASGAATTSAAAVATSSEVAAATSETPAAADTSDAASSSAAPPVTSEAPEATSTDVVDASSTAETAGATEPTATGSEASASSTDADSSSTASEAAGAAATSDSSDDDSDKKEESSSGMSGAAKAGVGIGVTIGILALLGIAGFFFWKKRQNQHDLPRGNMASMSPPMATRDRSYPLPDQGSIGEKNGYDLELMSHRYEDMLPREEPRHMV from the exons ATGCGCTTCTCTCTTTCAACTCTCGTGGCGCTGGGCGCCTTACAGACTCTCGGTGTCTATGCTCAGGACTGCGTC AACGCATGTGTTGAATCAGTAAAGCCAACTGTGGGCTGCGCAGATGCCACCCAGGCCGGTTGTATTTGTGTCAGCCCCAGCTTTATCAAGGGTGTGGCTGAGTGCGCAAGAGCGCCGTCATGCAATGCTGCAGACGCCGATATTACCAGCTTTTTGAGCAACGGGTTTTGTGTGG GTCAGCAACTCCCTGCCCTTCCAGAAGCTGCCGCAACGTCGGCTTCAGGCGCAGCGACAACATCTGCAGCAGCTGTAGCAACTTCGTCCGAAgtagcagcagcaacatcggAAACCCCTGCCGCGGCTGATACCTCTGATGCTGCATCAAGCTCTGCTGCGCCCCCAGTAACTTCAGAGGCGCCTGAAGCTACTTCGACTGATGTTGTCGATGCGAGTTCCACGGCTGAAACTGCCGGTGCCACCGAACCTACT GCCACTGGATCTGAGGCCTCTGCTTCCTCCACCGATGCCGacagctcatcaacagcttccGAGGCGGCTGGTGCTGCCGCTACCTCTGACTCTTCAGATGACGActcagacaagaaggaagaatcTTCCAGCGGCATGTCTGGTGCTGCGAAGGCCGGTGTTGGTATTGGAGTTACTATTGGTATCCTCGCACTTCTCGGCATCGCaggtttcttcttctggaagaAGCGTCAAAACCAGCACGATCTCCCTCGTGGAAACATGGCAAGCATGTCACCGCCTATGGCTACCAGGGACCGCAGTTATCCCTTGCCCGACCAGGGATCGATTGGCGAGAAGAATGGATATGACCTTGAGCTAATGTCCCATCGATATGAGGATATGCTTCCTCGCGAGGAACCGCGACACATGGTTTGA
- a CDS encoding hypothetical protein (At least one base has a quality score < 10), with amino-acid sequence MHSLETGADGLQNACVESVKPTVGCADATQAGCICVSPSFIKGVAECARAPSCNAADADITSFLSNGFCVGQQLPALPEAAATSASGAATTSAAAVATSSEVAAATSETPAAADTSDAASSSAAPPVTSEAPEATSTDVVDASSTAETAGATEPTATGSEASASSTDADSSSTASEAAGAAATSDSSDDDSDKKEESSSGMSGAAKAGVGIGVTIGILALLGIAGFFFWKKRQNQHDLPRGNMASMSPPMATRDRSYPLPDQGSIGEKNGYDLELMSHRYEDMLPREEPRHMV; translated from the exons ATGCATTCACTCGAAACAGGTGCTGATGGTCTCCAGAACGCATGTGTTGAATCAGTAAAGCCAACTGTGGGCTGCGCAGATGCCACCCAGGCCGGTTGTATTTGTGTCAGCCCCAGCTTTATCAAGGGTGTGGCTGAGTGCGCAAGAGCGCCGTCATGCAATGCTGCAGACGCCGATATTACCAGCTTTTTGAGCAACGGGTTTTGTGTGG GTCAGCAACTCCCTGCCCTTCCAGAAGCTGCCGCAACGTCGGCTTCAGGCGCAGCGACAACATCTGCAGCAGCTGTAGCAACTTCGTCCGAAgtagcagcagcaacatcggAAACCCCTGCCGCGGCTGATACCTCTGATGCTGCATCAAGCTCTGCTGCGCCCCCAGTAACTTCAGAGGCGCCTGAAGCTACTTCGACTGATGTTGTCGATGCGAGTTCCACGGCTGAAACTGCCGGTGCCACCGAACCTACT GCCACTGGATCTGAGGCCTCTGCTTCCTCCACCGATGCCGacagctcatcaacagcttccGAGGCGGCTGGTGCTGCCGCTACCTCTGACTCTTCAGATGACGActcagacaagaaggaagaatcTTCCAGCGGCATGTCTGGTGCTGCGAAGGCCGGTGTTGGTATTGGAGTTACTATTGGTATCCTCGCACTTCTCGGCATCGCaggtttcttcttctggaagaAGCGTCAAAACCAGCACGATCTCCCTCGTGGAAACATGGCAAGCATGTCACCGCCTATGGCTACCAGGGACCGCAGTTATCCCTTGCCCGACCAGGGATCGATTGGCGAGAAGAATGGATATGACCTTGAGCTAATGTCCCATCGATATGAGGATATGCTTCCTCGCGAGGAACCGCGACACATGGTTTGA